One part of the Nyctibius grandis isolate bNycGra1 chromosome 33, bNycGra1.pri, whole genome shotgun sequence genome encodes these proteins:
- the LOC137675298 gene encoding gastrokine-1-like produces the protein MVHTIQSACTSISSAVKMKVAIVTTVLLGLFLAPALALEFQNINGNPQFVNNQGIRRQFTINGGYQVLFLNPQWRVATIEEVSPRGSWKTIWNYARGFIASKVLPEGVCFISVMNRGVMPAFDALPRLAEEIRAMGGQGQPARVITFDVRRPVQDLQAYGPEIATLCRGFTTYLTYEVYGPQFTFNPGSCLRLDVLQLVNLKYCRGNNLGFNNININNKI, from the exons ATGGTTCACACCATTCAGTCAGCCTGCACTAGCATCAGCTCTGCAGTCAAGATGAAAGTCGCT attgtGACTACCGTCCTTCTTGGACTCTTCCTGGCTCCCGCCCTTGCTCTTGAA tttCAGAATATAAATGGAAACCCGCAATTCGTAAACAACCAAGGCATAAGGCGGCAATTCACCATTAATGGAGGCTACCAAGTTCTGTTCCTCAACCCACAATGGCGCGTGGCAACCATCGAGGAAGTGAGCCCCCGTGGGTCATGGAAAACCATCTGGAACTACGCTCGG GGCTTCATTGCAAGCAAAGTGCTGCCAGAGGGAGtttgcttcatttctgtaaTGAACAGAGGAGTGATGCCTGCCTTCGATGCACTTCCCAGACTGGCTGAAGAGATCAGG GCCATGGGTGGTCAAGGACAACCTGCAAGAGTGATCACATTTGACGTCAGGAGACCTGTCCAAGACCTTCAGGCTTATGGACCCGAAATCGCCACCCTGTGCAGGGGATTCACCACCTACCTGACTTACGAAGTTTACG gacCCCAATTCACATTCAACCCAGGATCATGCCTTAGACTTGATGTCCTGCAACTTGTGAACCTTAAATACTGTCGTGGTAATAATCTTGGCTTTAATAATATCAATATCAACAACAAGATCTGA